The nucleotide window AGTAAGGCCTTATAACCAGCCATACACTGTTTGTTTCGTTCCCTCAATTCCATCATATCAAATACAGCAGTTCCGAGACCTGCAATTGCGGGTACATTCTCCGTACCGCTTCTCAGTCCTCCCTCTTGTCCTCCTCCGTAAAACAAAGGATTTATCCGAATTCCCTTACGTATATAAAGAAAGCCAATTCCCTTCGGTCCATGAAACTTGTGTCCACTACCCGAAAGAAGATCTATCCTCATCTTTTTAACATCGATGTCTATTTTGCCCAAGGCCTGAACAGCATCCACATGAAAAGCAGTTTTGGGGTTAGATTTCTTAATTATTCTGCCGATAGTCTCTATTGGCTGCATGGATCCTATCTCATTGTTTATTGCCATCACACTTACCAGAGCTGTATTGCCATCCACATTTTCTTTTAATTCTTTTATGGATACGAAACCCTCTTTATTTACAGGTAATAAGACCGTTTTGCAGCCTCCTTCAAGAAACTCGAACAGATTCAACACAGACGAATGCTCTATACATGTTGTTACTATCTTTCTGCCAAGATGGGGATTTCTCTCAATAAAACCTCGTATGCCCATATTGTTTGATTCTGTCCCCCCTGATGTGAATACTATTTCAGATGGCTCGGCATTTATTGATTTAGCAACGGCAGCTCTTGCCTCTCGCAAAACTTTCTCGGCATCCATACCTTTTCTATGCAGTGATGAAGGATTGCCATACATTGTGTCCATAGCTTTATTCATAGCTTCAATCGCATTTTTTGAAGTTTTTGTAGTAGCACTGTTATCTAGATATATTCCCATCATTTCC belongs to Peptostreptococcaceae bacterium and includes:
- a CDS encoding cysteine desulfurase; its protein translation is MGIYLDNSATTKTSKNAIEAMNKAMDTMYGNPSSLHRKGMDAEKVLREARAAVAKSINAEPSEIVFTSGGTESNNMGIRGFIERNPHLGRKIVTTCIEHSSVLNLFEFLEGGCKTVLLPVNKEGFVSIKELKENVDGNTALVSVMAINNEIGSMQPIETIGRIIKKSNPKTAFHVDAVQALGKIDIDVKKMRIDLLSGSGHKFHGPKGIGFLYIRKGIRINPLFYGGGQEGGLRSGTENVPAIAGLGTAVFDMMELRERNKQCMAGYKALLISALKREMTDFMILSEGEEYSPNIVNICFKDIRAEVLLHYLEQDGIYVSSGSACSSKKKGNSHVLEALKIPKEYIGGALRFSFTWENDPSEIEILIDSLKKNVEEIRKIIKR